The following proteins come from a genomic window of Tepidiforma thermophila:
- a CDS encoding 3-hydroxyacyl-CoA dehydrogenase family protein has product MARRSAVRVEKVGIIGAGLMGSGIAQVAAYHGLDVTLVDVDQAHVDRAIAAIRARLEREAERGRISAEAAEAASHRLRGSADITDLTSVARAEAVIEAVVEDLEVKTRIFRQLGRVCRPDALLASNTSSLPLSDLAAASGRPERVIGLHFFNPPWALKLVEVVSTASTTEETLQDALQLCRQLDRVTVQVKDTPGFIANRLLVPFIFDAIELLQTGVASAEDIDLACRVGLNHAMGPLATADLIGLDTLKAIAESMFEEYGEPRFKAPTLLRRLVSLGYLGRKTGRGFFRYT; this is encoded by the coding sequence ATGGCGAGGAGGAGCGCGGTGCGCGTCGAGAAAGTTGGCATCATCGGAGCCGGTCTCATGGGGAGCGGCATCGCGCAGGTCGCTGCCTACCACGGGCTCGACGTCACGCTCGTCGATGTTGACCAGGCCCACGTTGACCGGGCCATCGCGGCCATCCGGGCGCGGCTGGAGCGCGAGGCCGAACGGGGCCGTATCAGTGCGGAGGCGGCAGAAGCCGCGTCGCACCGTCTACGTGGCTCCGCGGACATTACCGACCTCACGTCGGTTGCACGCGCCGAGGCGGTGATAGAAGCCGTCGTCGAAGACCTGGAGGTCAAGACGCGCATCTTCCGTCAGCTCGGCAGGGTTTGCCGGCCGGACGCTCTCCTGGCGAGCAACACGAGCTCGCTCCCGCTGAGTGACCTCGCGGCGGCCTCGGGACGGCCTGAGCGGGTGATCGGACTGCATTTCTTCAACCCGCCGTGGGCCCTAAAGCTCGTGGAGGTCGTTTCGACTGCTTCGACCACCGAAGAAACGCTCCAGGATGCGCTGCAGCTTTGTCGGCAGCTCGACCGTGTCACCGTACAGGTGAAGGATACCCCGGGCTTTATCGCGAACCGGCTGCTCGTCCCGTTCATCTTCGATGCCATCGAGCTGCTCCAAACCGGTGTCGCCTCGGCGGAGGATATCGACCTCGCCTGCCGGGTCGGGCTGAACCACGCCATGGGCCCGCTGGCAACGGCCGACCTGATCGGGCTCGATACCCTGAAAGCGATCGCGGAGAGCATGTTCGAGGAGTACGGCGAGCCGCGGTTTAAAGCGCCAACGCTGCTCCGCCGGCTGGTGAGCCTCGGCTACCTCGGCAGAAAAACCGGGCGCGGATTTTTCCGCTACACCTGA
- a CDS encoding muconolactone Delta-isomerase family protein: MLFSVRLVSRQPHDMPPEQWQALVSEQLRAVRAQYDQGKIRAIYREAGVGVLAIYDAADAREMDTLIASLPLARYFVETTVHALWDMVPSLPPA; this comes from the coding sequence ATGCTGTTTTCCGTCCGGCTGGTATCCCGGCAGCCGCACGATATGCCGCCCGAGCAGTGGCAGGCGCTCGTCAGCGAGCAGCTCCGCGCAGTCCGCGCCCAATACGACCAGGGCAAGATCCGTGCGATCTACCGCGAAGCCGGCGTGGGCGTCCTCGCCATTTACGACGCTGCCGATGCCCGCGAAATGGACACCCTGATCGCTTCGCTGCCGCTGGCCCGGTATTTCGTCGAGACGACGGTCCACGCCCTCTGGGACATGGTGCCGTCGTTGCCGCCGGCGTAG
- a CDS encoding aminotransferase class V-fold PLP-dependent enzyme, which yields MPDLLSWRSRFPVLARKTYLINNSLGAMPDSVPGALAEYTRLWAEEGVVAWDTWLPQVATVASILEDIIRAPRGSMTMCQNVTNALAEILSCLEYEPPRNRLIACAGEFPTVEYLLDGQRAYGAEVVRIGSDPLTFPAEQLIEAIDHRTLLVVVSHVLFRTAELVDVRPIVERAHEYGAMVVLDAYQSMGSVPFDVVELGVDFLVGGSVKWLCGGPGAGYLYVRPDLVDRLEPRMAGWFSHARPFGFEPPPIVYAPGIGRFTGGTPNMPAYYQAREGYRIIRDVGVEAIREKARHQTSLLIEGALARGFIVRTPLEFERRGNHVTVDLPHAEQVKDELIRRGFVVDYRPGAGIRIAPHFYNTDDECRAIIDEMSAICSELGIQV from the coding sequence ATGCCCGATTTGCTTTCCTGGCGCTCACGCTTCCCGGTCCTCGCCCGCAAGACCTACCTCATCAACAACTCACTCGGCGCGATGCCGGATTCGGTGCCCGGAGCGCTCGCCGAATATACCCGCCTGTGGGCTGAGGAAGGCGTTGTCGCCTGGGATACCTGGCTCCCGCAGGTCGCCACCGTAGCCTCCATCCTCGAAGACATCATCCGGGCCCCGCGCGGTTCGATGACCATGTGCCAGAACGTCACCAACGCGCTCGCGGAGATTCTCTCGTGCCTGGAGTACGAACCGCCGCGCAATCGTCTTATCGCCTGCGCGGGCGAATTCCCGACGGTCGAATACCTGCTCGATGGGCAGCGTGCGTACGGCGCTGAAGTCGTTCGTATCGGCAGCGACCCGCTTACCTTCCCGGCGGAGCAGCTCATCGAGGCGATTGACCACCGCACACTCCTCGTCGTCGTCTCGCACGTGCTCTTCCGGACCGCCGAACTGGTCGACGTGCGCCCGATCGTCGAGCGCGCCCACGAGTACGGCGCGATGGTCGTCCTCGATGCCTACCAGTCGATGGGATCGGTACCGTTCGATGTCGTCGAGCTGGGCGTCGACTTCCTGGTTGGCGGCTCAGTCAAGTGGCTGTGCGGCGGCCCCGGCGCCGGGTACCTGTACGTCCGCCCTGACCTGGTTGACCGGCTCGAACCGCGCATGGCCGGCTGGTTCTCGCACGCCCGCCCGTTCGGGTTCGAACCGCCGCCAATCGTCTATGCGCCGGGCATTGGGCGGTTTACGGGCGGCACACCAAACATGCCCGCCTATTACCAGGCGCGCGAGGGTTACCGGATCATCCGGGACGTCGGGGTCGAAGCAATCCGCGAGAAGGCCCGCCACCAGACGTCGCTGCTCATCGAAGGTGCGCTCGCCCGGGGGTTCATCGTCCGCACGCCGCTGGAGTTCGAGCGGCGCGGCAACCACGTCACGGTCGACCTGCCCCATGCCGAGCAGGTGAAGGACGAACTTATCCGCCGCGGGTTCGTCGTGGACTACCGGCCCGGGGCCGGCATCCGCATCGCGCCGCACTTTTACAACACGGACGACGAGTGCCGGGCCATCATCGACGAGATGTCGGCGATCTGCTCAGAGCTCGGGATTCAGGTGTAG
- a CDS encoding nitroreductase family protein, which translates to MDELLPAIRDRRASRAFRPEPVPVAARDLLWEAAARAPSHGNTQPTRILVAESEAVRERLVAALNEGNRHWARHAPLLFVLAADPSHDIVVEGTDGSRRELYPLHVGIALGNLMVQATALGLVAHPMAAFDEAAVREVFGCPGQVRILAVVACGYPGDPSTLPPDLAAKETAPQRRLPLQHRVAVDRWGSDLEVSPRDLRRKDG; encoded by the coding sequence GTGGATGAGCTGCTCCCTGCGATTCGGGACCGACGCGCGAGCCGGGCATTCCGCCCTGAACCGGTCCCGGTTGCGGCCCGCGACCTCCTTTGGGAGGCCGCAGCCCGCGCCCCCAGCCACGGCAACACCCAGCCGACACGCATCCTGGTCGCCGAGAGCGAGGCTGTTCGCGAACGACTGGTCGCGGCCCTGAACGAGGGGAACCGGCACTGGGCACGCCACGCACCACTGCTCTTCGTGCTGGCCGCGGACCCCTCGCATGACATTGTTGTTGAAGGCACCGACGGCAGCCGGCGCGAGCTCTATCCCCTCCACGTCGGGATCGCGCTCGGGAATTTGATGGTGCAGGCCACGGCACTCGGCCTGGTCGCCCACCCGATGGCGGCATTCGATGAGGCCGCTGTACGCGAGGTCTTCGGCTGCCCGGGGCAGGTCCGCATCCTGGCGGTTGTCGCCTGCGGGTACCCCGGCGACCCGAGCACGCTCCCGCCCGACCTCGCAGCCAAGGAGACGGCCCCCCAGCGGCGGCTTCCGCTGCAGCACCGGGTCGCGGTCGACCGCTGGGGCTCCGACCTCGAGGTGAGTCCCCGCGACCTCCGGAGGAAGGACGGGTGA
- a CDS encoding flavin reductase family protein: MSATLSLDDFKGALGSWASGVTIVTTELNGLVYGITVSSFSSLSVDPVLVLVSLADTNHLPRMIRESGRFAISILSAGQENVSKYFATSGREPAPAFDPSIPTETWLTGCPLIPGAIAQIDCELHQALPGGDHTIVIGRVVGARFDPERSPLIYFRRAYRSLAEG, from the coding sequence ATGTCCGCCACACTTTCGCTGGACGATTTCAAGGGCGCGCTCGGCTCCTGGGCCTCGGGCGTCACCATCGTGACCACCGAACTTAACGGGCTGGTCTACGGCATAACCGTCTCGAGCTTCTCGTCGCTTTCGGTTGACCCCGTGCTGGTCCTGGTCAGCCTCGCCGATACGAACCACCTTCCCCGCATGATTCGCGAGTCGGGCCGGTTTGCGATTAGCATCCTCTCGGCCGGGCAGGAGAACGTTTCGAAATACTTCGCGACATCAGGCCGCGAGCCAGCGCCAGCGTTTGACCCTTCGATCCCAACCGAGACCTGGCTCACCGGCTGCCCGCTCATCCCAGGGGCCATCGCCCAGATTGACTGCGAGCTCCACCAGGCGCTGCCCGGCGGCGACCACACCATCGTCATCGGCCGGGTCGTTGGGGCGCGGTTCGACCCGGAACGCTCGCCCCTGATTTACTTCCGCCGCGCATACCGCTCCCTCGCGGAGGGCTGA
- a CDS encoding competence/damage-inducible protein A, with amino-acid sequence MKAEIIAIGTEILLGEIVDTNSAFIAQRLPELGIDLLYTSVVGDNLGRIVETLERAWNRSDLVITTGGLGPTDDDLTREGVARVLGEEPYVDPALEQRLRAWFAGRGYPMPESNIKQAWLIPSARPIENPRGTAPGWWVEHDGHIIVCMPGVPSEMERMWTKEVQPELERRFAGEVLVTRTLKTVGIGEGTVDEMARPLYATPGIGIGTYARADGVHLRIGAKARTREEAWARIRPVEEALERIFGDAIWGRDDDTFEGHIADLMHERRATLAVMESCTGGLLSSTLTDVPGASSYFVAGLVTYQTEQKIAFGVPAETIAEHGVVSQETARAMALAVRERIGTDYGIGITGVAGPDPQDGIPPGTVHVAVATPDGEAYVITTAMNQGRAAVKRRAVTTAMLLLRRALLGQLSARPA; translated from the coding sequence GTGAAGGCAGAAATCATCGCGATAGGCACCGAGATCCTGCTCGGCGAAATCGTCGACACCAACAGCGCCTTTATCGCGCAGCGGCTTCCGGAGCTGGGCATCGACCTCCTGTACACCTCCGTCGTCGGCGACAACCTCGGGCGGATTGTCGAGACGCTCGAACGGGCGTGGAACCGCTCCGACCTCGTCATCACCACAGGGGGCCTCGGTCCGACCGATGATGACCTGACGCGAGAGGGCGTCGCTCGCGTGCTCGGCGAGGAACCGTACGTCGACCCTGCCCTCGAGCAGCGACTCCGCGCGTGGTTCGCGGGACGCGGGTATCCCATGCCGGAGTCGAACATCAAGCAGGCATGGCTGATCCCAAGCGCCCGGCCGATCGAGAACCCCCGCGGGACCGCCCCCGGCTGGTGGGTGGAACACGACGGGCACATCATCGTCTGCATGCCGGGCGTCCCATCCGAAATGGAGCGGATGTGGACCAAGGAGGTCCAGCCCGAACTCGAACGGCGGTTCGCCGGCGAAGTGCTGGTCACCCGGACCCTGAAGACGGTGGGCATCGGCGAGGGGACGGTCGATGAGATGGCGCGGCCGCTGTACGCGACCCCGGGTATCGGCATCGGCACCTACGCCCGCGCCGACGGCGTCCACCTCCGTATCGGTGCGAAGGCGCGCACGCGCGAAGAGGCATGGGCGCGAATTCGGCCGGTGGAAGAGGCGCTCGAACGCATCTTCGGCGATGCCATCTGGGGCCGCGACGACGACACGTTCGAAGGCCACATCGCCGACCTCATGCACGAGCGGCGCGCCACCCTCGCGGTAATGGAATCCTGCACCGGGGGGCTGCTTTCGAGCACGCTCACCGATGTCCCGGGCGCCAGCTCCTACTTCGTCGCAGGTCTGGTCACCTACCAAACCGAGCAAAAGATCGCGTTCGGCGTCCCGGCAGAAACCATCGCTGAGCACGGCGTCGTCTCGCAGGAGACCGCCCGGGCGATGGCCCTCGCGGTCCGCGAGCGCATCGGTACCGACTACGGGATCGGCATCACCGGCGTCGCCGGCCCCGACCCGCAGGACGGCATCCCGCCGGGAACTGTGCACGTTGCGGTCGCAACGCCGGACGGGGAGGCGTACGTCATCACCACCGCGATGAACCAGGGACGCGCCGCCGTGAAACGCCGGGCAGTAACGACTGCCATGCTGCTCCTCCGGCGGGCCCTGCTCGGTCAGCTCTCGGCCCGCCCGGCCTGA
- a CDS encoding inositol monophosphatase family protein → MSEADLPRSAAGGDALEIARHCARVARDIIRAAASHAEVTGVKGRGNVVTATDLAVERAVMAILSEHFPGHAILSEETASATTLDGWTWVIDPLDGTKNFSRGIAHFAFTLALCLDGEPVLGLTTHPLLGLEVVAIAGGGCTVDGRRAALRPCPTVADAVVAMDLGYDAERARRQLELAAYLWPRMQSLRIPGSAALGFAGLAAGWWDVYLHSDLQPWDLAAGLLIVREAGGVVLTRDGTPAALTSRAVIAGTGTAVRDALSRAGELPVT, encoded by the coding sequence GTGAGCGAGGCTGACCTCCCGCGCTCGGCCGCCGGCGGCGATGCGCTTGAGATCGCGAGGCACTGCGCTCGTGTCGCCCGCGACATCATCCGGGCGGCAGCCAGTCACGCCGAAGTGACAGGCGTCAAGGGGCGCGGCAATGTCGTGACTGCGACCGACCTTGCCGTCGAGCGCGCGGTAATGGCCATCCTCAGCGAGCATTTCCCCGGGCACGCCATCCTAAGCGAGGAGACGGCATCCGCCACGACGCTGGACGGCTGGACGTGGGTCATCGACCCGCTCGACGGCACAAAAAACTTCTCCCGCGGTATCGCCCATTTCGCGTTTACCCTCGCGCTCTGCCTCGACGGCGAGCCCGTGCTGGGACTGACGACCCACCCGCTCCTCGGGCTTGAAGTGGTCGCCATCGCGGGGGGCGGCTGCACGGTCGACGGCCGCCGCGCCGCGCTGCGTCCCTGCCCGACGGTTGCGGACGCAGTCGTGGCGATGGACCTCGGCTACGACGCCGAGCGGGCGCGCCGGCAGCTCGAACTCGCCGCCTACCTCTGGCCGCGCATGCAATCGCTGCGGATCCCCGGCTCGGCAGCGCTTGGATTTGCCGGGCTTGCAGCTGGCTGGTGGGACGTGTACCTCCACTCCGACCTCCAGCCGTGGGACCTCGCCGCCGGTCTGCTCATCGTTCGCGAAGCGGGCGGTGTGGTGCTGACCCGCGATGGGACTCCCGCCGCGCTGACCAGCCGCGCGGTTATTGCCGGCACCGGGACGGCAGTGCGGGATGCGCTGTCCCGCGCCGGTGAACTCCCTGTCACGTGA
- a CDS encoding sulfite exporter TauE/SafE family protein: MDLQSAAGLAAAAFAAGAINAVAGGGSLVSFPALLAAGYQSKAANVTNTVALWPGYVGGSIGYRGELRRQRGRVAALAAPSILGSLAGSAILLLTPDSAFDAVVPFLILFACGVMAFQGPLSRLARRAHTPPGSQARVSPQLLAVVFVLAIYGAYFGGGLGIIMLAALAILLPDELQHSNALKGLLSAVINFVAVAYFVLFGPVAWEAVLVMAAGALAGGYLGVGLARRLGQRWLRVAVIAYGTAAALVLLVR, from the coding sequence ATGGACCTCCAGAGTGCAGCCGGCCTCGCCGCAGCGGCATTCGCCGCCGGGGCAATCAACGCCGTGGCGGGCGGCGGCTCCCTGGTGAGCTTTCCCGCGCTCCTGGCAGCGGGGTACCAGTCCAAGGCCGCAAACGTGACCAACACCGTCGCGCTCTGGCCGGGGTACGTCGGGGGGAGCATCGGCTACCGCGGGGAACTCCGCCGCCAGCGCGGCCGGGTTGCGGCCCTCGCGGCGCCCAGCATTCTCGGCTCGCTGGCCGGGTCAGCCATCCTCCTGCTCACGCCCGACTCGGCCTTCGATGCGGTCGTTCCCTTCCTCATCCTGTTCGCCTGCGGCGTGATGGCATTCCAGGGGCCGCTCTCGCGGCTGGCCCGCCGTGCTCATACGCCCCCGGGGAGCCAGGCGCGGGTATCGCCGCAGCTGCTCGCTGTTGTGTTTGTGCTGGCCATCTACGGCGCCTACTTCGGCGGCGGACTTGGCATCATCATGCTTGCGGCGCTCGCCATCCTCCTGCCCGATGAGCTCCAGCATTCGAATGCGCTGAAAGGCCTCCTCTCGGCAGTCATCAACTTTGTTGCCGTTGCCTATTTCGTCCTCTTCGGCCCTGTCGCCTGGGAGGCTGTGCTAGTTATGGCAGCTGGGGCGCTCGCCGGGGGATACCTTGGTGTCGGCCTGGCGCGCAGGCTCGGCCAGCGGTGGCTGCGGGTCGCGGTGATCGCCTACGGCACGGCGGCCGCCCTGGTCCTCCTGGTCCGTTAG
- a CDS encoding PEP-utilizing enzyme, protein MEQVRWIEDQPYNPKASFWTRANVGEVLPEPPSPAGWELVFGNGGTVRGWRDCAVNRLGIDDEELDPDPNRCDFIGLIGGYGYLNATWIRVWGERTPGMSAAAIDAAYFGDHPDVPPYVKEPWHENPRTTAVMEKWLGWVLGDMDQSELEADRQLARKIRAERPDLTKLTDVELIERAISMRPYCRRMFDQHINQSGASAIGPGAFAAICAAIGRPADAMKLIAGLGGVDSAAPSYAMWELSRMVRASEALTRLFDQGPSGLYERLQASGHPDVEKFLAAFADFLAEYGSRGPNEWDVMADTWETNPDIALAAIDRMRLSGDEGSPARKNAERVAERERIRNEIREALAGDPDTLAQFDAAMKSALTFVPGRERSKTNIIRVIEETRMALRELGRRAVERGHLDRPQDLCLLFEDELRAYAEGRLGDLHELVEPRRRYYEWLLSLEPPFIINGPPPPNTTWRRRTEHRAEAARPGDVIQGLPGCPGKARGTARVVLDPLDPTVLEPGNILVAPMTDPAWTPLFVPAAGVVVDVGATLSHAIIVSRELGIPCVVSATDATKRIPDGAIIEVDGDTGAVTVISVP, encoded by the coding sequence ATGGAGCAGGTTCGCTGGATTGAAGACCAGCCATACAACCCAAAGGCATCGTTCTGGACCCGGGCGAACGTCGGCGAGGTGCTGCCCGAGCCGCCAAGCCCGGCAGGCTGGGAACTCGTTTTCGGCAACGGTGGCACCGTGCGCGGCTGGCGCGATTGTGCGGTCAACCGCCTCGGCATCGATGACGAGGAGCTGGACCCGGACCCGAACCGATGCGACTTCATTGGGCTCATCGGCGGGTACGGCTACCTGAATGCGACCTGGATTCGTGTCTGGGGCGAGCGGACGCCTGGGATGTCGGCCGCCGCCATCGATGCCGCATACTTTGGCGACCACCCCGACGTGCCCCCATACGTCAAAGAACCGTGGCACGAAAACCCGCGCACCACAGCCGTGATGGAGAAGTGGCTCGGCTGGGTGCTTGGCGACATGGACCAGTCGGAACTGGAAGCCGACCGGCAGCTTGCCCGGAAGATCCGTGCCGAACGGCCCGACCTAACGAAGCTCACCGATGTGGAGCTCATTGAGCGGGCCATCTCCATGCGCCCGTACTGCCGGCGGATGTTCGACCAGCACATTAACCAGAGCGGTGCCTCGGCGATTGGTCCCGGCGCGTTCGCCGCCATCTGTGCCGCCATCGGCAGGCCGGCGGACGCCATGAAGTTGATCGCCGGGCTCGGCGGGGTTGACTCGGCGGCGCCCTCGTACGCAATGTGGGAGCTCAGCCGCATGGTCAGGGCTTCCGAAGCGCTGACCCGGCTGTTTGACCAGGGGCCATCCGGACTGTACGAGCGGCTCCAGGCGTCCGGTCACCCCGATGTCGAGAAGTTCCTGGCAGCCTTCGCCGACTTCCTCGCCGAATACGGCTCCCGCGGTCCGAACGAATGGGATGTAATGGCCGACACCTGGGAGACCAATCCCGACATCGCACTGGCAGCCATCGACCGGATGCGGCTGAGCGGCGATGAGGGTTCGCCGGCGCGCAAGAACGCCGAGCGGGTCGCGGAGCGTGAGCGGATTCGAAATGAGATCCGCGAGGCCCTCGCCGGCGACCCCGACACGCTCGCCCAGTTCGACGCAGCGATGAAAAGCGCGCTCACTTTCGTGCCCGGCCGCGAGCGTTCGAAGACCAACATCATCCGCGTCATCGAAGAGACGCGCATGGCACTGCGCGAACTCGGCCGGCGGGCCGTCGAACGCGGCCACCTCGACCGGCCGCAAGACCTCTGCCTGCTCTTCGAGGATGAGCTGCGGGCCTACGCTGAGGGCCGGCTCGGCGACCTGCACGAACTCGTCGAGCCGCGCCGGCGCTACTACGAGTGGCTGCTCTCGCTCGAACCGCCGTTCATCATCAACGGCCCGCCGCCGCCGAACACCACCTGGCGGCGCCGGACGGAGCACCGGGCCGAGGCCGCGCGGCCGGGCGATGTCATCCAGGGTCTGCCGGGCTGCCCCGGCAAGGCGCGCGGAACCGCCCGGGTCGTCCTCGACCCGCTCGACCCGACGGTCCTGGAGCCCGGGAACATCCTCGTCGCGCCGATGACCGACCCGGCCTGGACACCCCTCTTCGTGCCCGCGGCCGGCGTCGTCGTCGATGTCGGGGCGACGCTCAGCCACGCGATCATCGTCAGCCGGGAGCTCGGCATCCCCTGTGTGGTTTCGGCCACGGACGCGACGAAACGCATCCCGGACGGCGCCATCATCGAGGTTGACGGCGATACCGGCGCGGTGACCGTGATCAGCGTTCCCTGA
- a CDS encoding putative quinol monooxygenase yields MAVKVVIERRVLPGHERNVLELLRQLRIRCLDEPGYISGETLRDSEDPHNLVVISTWFGLGDWKRWSQSPDRREFESRIRQHLAAPERVRVLLEGLSEQLSGA; encoded by the coding sequence ATGGCTGTCAAGGTCGTCATCGAACGTCGGGTCCTCCCCGGACACGAACGAAACGTCCTGGAGCTGCTTCGGCAGCTGCGCATCCGCTGCCTCGACGAACCCGGCTACATTTCCGGGGAGACGCTCCGCGATAGCGAGGACCCGCACAACCTCGTGGTCATCAGCACCTGGTTCGGCCTCGGCGACTGGAAACGCTGGTCCCAGTCGCCGGACCGGCGGGAGTTTGAATCCCGCATCCGCCAGCACCTGGCGGCGCCGGAACGCGTCAGGGTGTTGCTCGAAGGGCTCTCCGAACAGCTGTCGGGGGCGTGA
- a CDS encoding Rieske (2Fe-2S) protein has product MSPALAFLGVSILGTWGIASIGLIVGGIILLFFPGDPVTASDNTLGGIVLLVAGLVSGGLMQVVVSPLLGLDAPVPIRAKEITPHAAMTRWAKVGLLRDFPDGLPKEVRARAQRVVIVRTGDKVHALNALCSHARLPLAGFPGSPIRPEPIKDNCVMCPFHGARFDIETGKVVRQPFSSQFNAEHPFLGGIQSKLFKLLRFIPMPYQAFPVPKFARPTLTAEDMQTYPVKVENGEVYVGLPR; this is encoded by the coding sequence GTGTCACCTGCGCTGGCTTTCCTTGGCGTCTCAATCCTCGGCACGTGGGGCATCGCAAGTATCGGCCTCATCGTTGGCGGCATCATCCTGCTCTTCTTCCCGGGCGACCCCGTGACCGCGTCGGACAACACGCTCGGGGGCATCGTGCTCCTGGTTGCCGGCCTCGTTTCCGGCGGGCTGATGCAAGTGGTCGTTTCGCCCCTCCTCGGGCTTGATGCGCCGGTGCCCATCCGGGCGAAGGAGATTACGCCGCACGCAGCAATGACCCGCTGGGCGAAGGTCGGACTCCTCCGCGACTTCCCCGACGGCCTCCCGAAGGAGGTCCGCGCCCGCGCGCAGCGCGTCGTTATCGTCCGCACCGGCGATAAGGTCCACGCGCTGAACGCCCTCTGCTCGCACGCTCGCCTCCCGCTGGCCGGGTTCCCCGGCTCGCCGATTCGGCCCGAACCGATTAAGGACAACTGCGTCATGTGCCCCTTCCACGGGGCCCGGTTCGACATCGAAACCGGCAAGGTCGTCCGCCAGCCGTTCTCGAGCCAGTTCAACGCGGAGCATCCCTTCCTGGGCGGCATTCAGTCGAAGCTCTTCAAGCTCCTCCGCTTCATCCCGATGCCGTACCAGGCCTTCCCAGTGCCGAAGTTCGCCCGCCCCACCCTCACCGCCGAGGATATGCAGACCTACCCCGTGAAAGTCGAAAACGGCGAGGTCTACGTCGGACTCCCGCGGTAG
- a CDS encoding DUF429 domain-containing protein, producing MRCIGIDLSWTARRPSGFALIDPAAEGLVRTWTATLAPAEVAAWLDGFEDAVVAVDAPLVNRPGRTAEAELARALGRYGVTAYGIGNGFLERRGLAAGPRLGELLAASGWSFEPPGPGAGRRFAFETFPRALILSLLGAADVPPYKRGRLADRSAALATCYDLLEAALMAAGLRLDFPRPAVPADGACPTGRELKAAEDRLDAAVCAFAAWQAATSGLEPGDLFGSAAAGLIVVPGAARLTSARGQTSP from the coding sequence ATGCGCTGCATCGGCATCGACCTCTCCTGGACGGCCCGCAGGCCTTCCGGCTTCGCGCTCATCGACCCGGCCGCCGAGGGACTGGTCCGGACGTGGACGGCCACGCTTGCACCGGCCGAGGTGGCGGCATGGCTCGATGGGTTCGAGGATGCTGTCGTCGCGGTCGATGCGCCGCTCGTCAATCGCCCGGGTCGAACGGCTGAAGCAGAGCTGGCGCGGGCGCTGGGCCGGTACGGCGTGACGGCCTACGGCATCGGCAACGGCTTCCTCGAACGGCGCGGGCTGGCGGCGGGACCCCGGCTCGGAGAGCTGCTCGCTGCCAGCGGCTGGTCATTCGAGCCCCCGGGCCCCGGGGCGGGGCGGCGGTTCGCGTTCGAAACGTTCCCTCGCGCCCTCATCCTGTCGCTGCTGGGGGCCGCGGACGTGCCCCCGTACAAGCGCGGCCGGCTCGCCGACCGTTCTGCAGCATTGGCGACCTGCTACGACCTGCTTGAAGCGGCGCTCATGGCTGCCGGCCTGCGTCTGGACTTCCCGCGGCCCGCCGTCCCGGCCGATGGGGCATGTCCAACAGGGCGCGAGCTCAAAGCGGCGGAGGACCGGCTCGATGCCGCAGTCTGCGCATTTGCCGCGTGGCAGGCCGCAACCAGTGGGCTGGAGCCCGGCGACCTCTTCGGTTCAGCGGCCGCAGGGCTGATTGTGGTGCCCGGAGCTGCCAGGCTTACATCCGCTCGGGGGCAGACATCCCCATAA